One Epinephelus fuscoguttatus linkage group LG10, E.fuscoguttatus.final_Chr_v1 genomic window carries:
- the rex1bd gene encoding required for excision 1-B domain-containing protein has translation MVPTDFKALIQRFYQLQSERLETYQLFEEGHEAYLRTGPHYDFDHYRQLVHEVTQAFCGISKEVLEIKGKLHHEFDRPALSEHIEKLQSKEKEKLELTAKLQLARQRAQDHPEDEGCQEQIQEIKHEIIKNKEALSEIMQDFKYDSEEGD, from the exons GTGCCTACAGACTTTAAAGCCCTGATCCAGAGGTTTTATCAACTTCAGTCTGAGCGGCTAGAGACCTATCAGCTCTTTGAAGA AGGACATGAAGCCTACCTGAGGACAGGACCCCATTATGACTTCGACCACTACAGGCAGCTGGTCCATGAGGTAACGCAAGCCTTCTGTGGGATCTCCAAGGAGGTGCTGGAGATCAAGGGGAAGCTGCACCATGAGTTTGACAGACCAGCTCTCTCTGAGCACATTGAAAAGCTTCAGAgcaaagagaaggagaaactTGAACTG ACAGCCAAGCTGCAGCTGGCCAGGCAGCGGGCCCAGGATCACCCGGAGGACGAAGGCTGTCAAGAACAGATTCAGGAGATCAAGCACGA GATCATCAAGAACAAAGAGGCTCTGAGTGAGATCATGCAGGACTTTAAGTATGACTCTGAGGAGGGTGATTGA